A genomic window from Labrus bergylta chromosome 7, fLabBer1.1, whole genome shotgun sequence includes:
- the osbpl5 gene encoding oxysterol-binding protein-related protein 5 isoform X2: MKEENLFQRRFSLCPNATSPPKIDPRSLTRNLSYGGDNDLYNLSPGSDTDRNSLSMLSNELSPAQSPGSKSESRMFNGVEKDCPSPTEKLARKESLKVQKQNYRQEKKRAARELFTALKDPSVVIMSNWLKIRGSLKSWTKLWCALKPGVLLIYKTPKTDHWVGTILLSACKLIERPSKKDGFCFKLYHPLDKSIWAVKGPKGENVGSITQPLPSNYLIFRAASESDGRCWMDALELALSCSSLYKLTAKAGREADISTTSESSHILHLLQSTALTESELLQLNDTVLLGNHHMEHDGFSDKSEREAHDDWDTPANENGGRLTGESDMDQSDELSPGPQATGYVEQSTEEMAEAGEASQVETVSEEHKGLIWTLLKQLRPGMDLSKVVLPTFILEPRSFLDKLSDYYYHADLLSQAALEESAYGRIKQVLRWYLSGFYKKPKGLKKPYNPIQGETFRCCWLHPQSDSCTFYIAEQVSHHPPVSAFYICNRKDGFSISGSILAKSKFYGNSLSAILDGKARLLFLSRDEEYIITMPYAHCKGILYGTMTLELGGKVTIECEKTKCLAELEFKLKPFLGGSSSVNQISGKIFLGEELLATVDGHWDGEVFISEKRSGQQETLWNPSPDIRSSRLKRQVVHLEQQGEFESERLWQHVTSAIMDRDQLRATQEKFVLEEAQRKEARERGDKAWNPKLFQQDPVTSEWTYRHIDLQPWDPERCLVQFEKDGVIQTHEKSQRQHNGLSYSHSWASQQKAKVNGKHRKASSQPSSCSQNTESSSTTPEPTHESSDNEGFSNQCARCSKEVKDIALIEASITSIQKTQQDIQRNLVALSHQLTRQRASEDGVSLTGRHCLILCVVLLSQLLLNYVFT, encoded by the exons ATGAAGGAGGAAAATCTGTTCCAGCGGAGGTTTTCTCTCTGCCCTAATGCCACCTCACCTCCCAAAATTGACCCCCGCTCCCTCACCCGGAACCTGTCTTATGGAGGAGACAATGACCTCTACAACCTCAGCCCAG GCAGTGACACAGACAGGAACAGCCTCTCCATGCTGAGTAATGAACTTAGTCCTGCCCAATCACCAGGCAGCAAG tCGGAGTCCAGGATGTTTAATGGTGTTGAGAAGGACTGCCCCTCCCCAACAGAGAAGCTAGCCAGGAAGGAATCTCttaag gtCCAAAAGCAAAATTACAGACAAGAGAAGAAACGTGCAGCCAGAGAACTGTTCACTGCACTGAAGGACCCCAGTGTTGTCATCATGTCCAACTGGCTAAAG ATCCGCGGCTCTTTAAAGAGTTGGACCAAGCTGTGGTGTGCCCTGAAGCCTGGAGTTCTTTTGATCTACAAGACCCCTAAAACAGACCACTGGGTGGGCACCATCCTTCTCAGTGCATGCAAGCTGATTGAAAGACCGTCAAAGAAGGACGGCTTCTGCTTCAAGCTCTACCACCCGCTGGACAAATCCATCTGGGCTGTCAAG GGTCCCAAAGGAGAGAATGTTGGCTCCATCACGCAGCCTCTACCAAGCAACTACCTGATCTTCAGAGCAGCATCTGAGTCTGACG GTCGGTGCTGGATGGATGCCCTGGAGCTGGCTCTCAgctgctccagtctgtacaagCTGACAGCTAAAGCAGGGAGAGAGGCAGATATCAGCACGACTTCAGAGTCGTCCCATATACTCCACCTGCTGCAGTCAACTGCACTCACTGAATCTGAGCTCTTACA GTTAAATGACACTGTGCTGCTGGGCAATCACCACATGGAGCATGATGGCTTTTCTGACAAATCTGAGCGGGAGGCTCATGACGACTGGGACACTCCGGCCAATGAGAATGGTGGTAGGCTGACAGGGGAGAGCGACATGGACCAATCAGACGAATTGTCCCCCGGCCCGCAGGCCACAGGCTATGTGGAGCAGAGCACAGAGGAGATGGCtgag GCTGGGGAGGCGTCCCAGGTGGAGACAGTATCAGAGGAGCATAAGGGTCTCATATGGACCCTGCTGAAGCAGCTGCGGCCGGGCATGGACCTGTCTAAGGTGGTGCTGCCCACCTTCATCCTGGAGCCTCGCTCTTTCCTGGACAAGCTTTCTGACTACTACTACCACGCTGATCTGCTGTCACA AGCTGCTCTGGAGGAGAGTGCATACGGTCGGATAAAGCAGGTTTTGAGATGGTACTTGTCCGGCTTCTACAAGAAGCCCAAG GGTCTGAAGAAGCCTTACAACCCGATCCAGGGGGAAACATTTCGTTGCTGCTGGCTTCATCCTCAATCTGACAGTTGCACTTTCTACATAGCTGAACAG GTGTCCCACCATCCGCCGGTCTCTGCCTTTTATATCTGCAATAGGAAGGATGGTTTCTCCATCAGTGGGAGCATCCTGGCCAAGTCTAAGTTCTATG GAAACTCTTTGTCTGCTATTCTGGATGGCAAGGCCAGGCTGCTGTTTCTGAGCAGGGACGAGGAGTACATCATCACCATGCCGTACGCCCACTGCAAAG GGATCCTGTACGGCACCATGACATTAGAGCTGGGAGGAAAGGTTACCATTGAGTGTGAGAAGACAAAGTGTTTAGCAGAGCTTGAGTTCAAACTCAAG CCTTTCCTCGGAGGGTCCAGCTCTGTGAATCAGATCAGTGGAAAGATTTTTCTCGGAGAGGAACTGCTGGCTACTGTTGATGGACACTGG GACGGTGAGGTGTTCATCAGTGAGAAACGCTCGGGCCAGCAGGAGACGCTGTGGAACCCGAGCCCTGACATCCGCAGCAGCCGCCTCAAGAGACAAGTCGTGCACCTGGAACAGCAGGGAGAGTTTGAGTCCGAGAG ACTGTGGCAGCATGTGACCAGTGCCATCATGGATCGGGACCAGCTTAGGGCTACCCAGGAGAAGTTTGTCCTGGAGGAAGCTCAGCGGAAAGAGgccagggagagaggagacaaagcCTGGAACCCAAAACTTTTCCAACAGGACCCCGTCACCTCTGAGTGGACCTACAGACACATTGA CTTGCAGCCGTGGGACCCTGAGCGCTGTCTGGTTCAGTTTGAGAAGGACGGAGTGATTCAGACACATGAGAAGAGCCAGAGGCAACACAATGGACTCTCCTACAGCCACAGCTGGGCCAGCCAACAGAAG GCTAAGGTGAACGGGAAACACAGGAAGGCAAGCAGCCAGCCGTCCAGCTGCAgtcaaaacacagagagcagcagcaccACGCCAGAACCCACACACGAGTCCTCGGACAATGAAG GGTTCTCTAATCAGTGTGCACGTTGCAGTAAAGAGGTGAAAGACATCGCCCTGATCGAAGCCTCCATCACATCCATACAGAAGACACAGCAGGACATCCAGAG GAACCTGGTGGCTCTGAGTCATCAGCTGACTCGTCAGAGAGCGTCAGAGGACGGGGTGTCATTGACGGGCCGTCACTGTCTCATCCTCTGTGTCGTGCTCCTCTCACAGCTCCTCCTCAACTACGTCTTCACCTGA
- the osbpl5 gene encoding oxysterol-binding protein-related protein 5 isoform X1: MPHVTARRVPSPQQEDEQVVTMKEENLFQRRFSLCPNATSPPKIDPRSLTRNLSYGGDNDLYNLSPGSDTDRNSLSMLSNELSPAQSPGSKSESRMFNGVEKDCPSPTEKLARKESLKVQKQNYRQEKKRAARELFTALKDPSVVIMSNWLKIRGSLKSWTKLWCALKPGVLLIYKTPKTDHWVGTILLSACKLIERPSKKDGFCFKLYHPLDKSIWAVKGPKGENVGSITQPLPSNYLIFRAASESDGRCWMDALELALSCSSLYKLTAKAGREADISTTSESSHILHLLQSTALTESELLQLNDTVLLGNHHMEHDGFSDKSEREAHDDWDTPANENGGRLTGESDMDQSDELSPGPQATGYVEQSTEEMAEAGEASQVETVSEEHKGLIWTLLKQLRPGMDLSKVVLPTFILEPRSFLDKLSDYYYHADLLSQAALEESAYGRIKQVLRWYLSGFYKKPKGLKKPYNPIQGETFRCCWLHPQSDSCTFYIAEQVSHHPPVSAFYICNRKDGFSISGSILAKSKFYGNSLSAILDGKARLLFLSRDEEYIITMPYAHCKGILYGTMTLELGGKVTIECEKTKCLAELEFKLKPFLGGSSSVNQISGKIFLGEELLATVDGHWDGEVFISEKRSGQQETLWNPSPDIRSSRLKRQVVHLEQQGEFESERLWQHVTSAIMDRDQLRATQEKFVLEEAQRKEARERGDKAWNPKLFQQDPVTSEWTYRHIDLQPWDPERCLVQFEKDGVIQTHEKSQRQHNGLSYSHSWASQQKAKVNGKHRKASSQPSSCSQNTESSSTTPEPTHESSDNEGFSNQCARCSKEVKDIALIEASITSIQKTQQDIQRNLVALSHQLTRQRASEDGVSLTGRHCLILCVVLLSQLLLNYVFT, from the exons ATGCCCCACGTGACAGCAAGACGAGTGCCTTCACCCCAACAAG AGGACGAGCAGGTTGTCACAATGAAGGAGGAAAATCTGTTCCAGCGGAGGTTTTCTCTCTGCCCTAATGCCACCTCACCTCCCAAAATTGACCCCCGCTCCCTCACCCGGAACCTGTCTTATGGAGGAGACAATGACCTCTACAACCTCAGCCCAG GCAGTGACACAGACAGGAACAGCCTCTCCATGCTGAGTAATGAACTTAGTCCTGCCCAATCACCAGGCAGCAAG tCGGAGTCCAGGATGTTTAATGGTGTTGAGAAGGACTGCCCCTCCCCAACAGAGAAGCTAGCCAGGAAGGAATCTCttaag gtCCAAAAGCAAAATTACAGACAAGAGAAGAAACGTGCAGCCAGAGAACTGTTCACTGCACTGAAGGACCCCAGTGTTGTCATCATGTCCAACTGGCTAAAG ATCCGCGGCTCTTTAAAGAGTTGGACCAAGCTGTGGTGTGCCCTGAAGCCTGGAGTTCTTTTGATCTACAAGACCCCTAAAACAGACCACTGGGTGGGCACCATCCTTCTCAGTGCATGCAAGCTGATTGAAAGACCGTCAAAGAAGGACGGCTTCTGCTTCAAGCTCTACCACCCGCTGGACAAATCCATCTGGGCTGTCAAG GGTCCCAAAGGAGAGAATGTTGGCTCCATCACGCAGCCTCTACCAAGCAACTACCTGATCTTCAGAGCAGCATCTGAGTCTGACG GTCGGTGCTGGATGGATGCCCTGGAGCTGGCTCTCAgctgctccagtctgtacaagCTGACAGCTAAAGCAGGGAGAGAGGCAGATATCAGCACGACTTCAGAGTCGTCCCATATACTCCACCTGCTGCAGTCAACTGCACTCACTGAATCTGAGCTCTTACA GTTAAATGACACTGTGCTGCTGGGCAATCACCACATGGAGCATGATGGCTTTTCTGACAAATCTGAGCGGGAGGCTCATGACGACTGGGACACTCCGGCCAATGAGAATGGTGGTAGGCTGACAGGGGAGAGCGACATGGACCAATCAGACGAATTGTCCCCCGGCCCGCAGGCCACAGGCTATGTGGAGCAGAGCACAGAGGAGATGGCtgag GCTGGGGAGGCGTCCCAGGTGGAGACAGTATCAGAGGAGCATAAGGGTCTCATATGGACCCTGCTGAAGCAGCTGCGGCCGGGCATGGACCTGTCTAAGGTGGTGCTGCCCACCTTCATCCTGGAGCCTCGCTCTTTCCTGGACAAGCTTTCTGACTACTACTACCACGCTGATCTGCTGTCACA AGCTGCTCTGGAGGAGAGTGCATACGGTCGGATAAAGCAGGTTTTGAGATGGTACTTGTCCGGCTTCTACAAGAAGCCCAAG GGTCTGAAGAAGCCTTACAACCCGATCCAGGGGGAAACATTTCGTTGCTGCTGGCTTCATCCTCAATCTGACAGTTGCACTTTCTACATAGCTGAACAG GTGTCCCACCATCCGCCGGTCTCTGCCTTTTATATCTGCAATAGGAAGGATGGTTTCTCCATCAGTGGGAGCATCCTGGCCAAGTCTAAGTTCTATG GAAACTCTTTGTCTGCTATTCTGGATGGCAAGGCCAGGCTGCTGTTTCTGAGCAGGGACGAGGAGTACATCATCACCATGCCGTACGCCCACTGCAAAG GGATCCTGTACGGCACCATGACATTAGAGCTGGGAGGAAAGGTTACCATTGAGTGTGAGAAGACAAAGTGTTTAGCAGAGCTTGAGTTCAAACTCAAG CCTTTCCTCGGAGGGTCCAGCTCTGTGAATCAGATCAGTGGAAAGATTTTTCTCGGAGAGGAACTGCTGGCTACTGTTGATGGACACTGG GACGGTGAGGTGTTCATCAGTGAGAAACGCTCGGGCCAGCAGGAGACGCTGTGGAACCCGAGCCCTGACATCCGCAGCAGCCGCCTCAAGAGACAAGTCGTGCACCTGGAACAGCAGGGAGAGTTTGAGTCCGAGAG ACTGTGGCAGCATGTGACCAGTGCCATCATGGATCGGGACCAGCTTAGGGCTACCCAGGAGAAGTTTGTCCTGGAGGAAGCTCAGCGGAAAGAGgccagggagagaggagacaaagcCTGGAACCCAAAACTTTTCCAACAGGACCCCGTCACCTCTGAGTGGACCTACAGACACATTGA CTTGCAGCCGTGGGACCCTGAGCGCTGTCTGGTTCAGTTTGAGAAGGACGGAGTGATTCAGACACATGAGAAGAGCCAGAGGCAACACAATGGACTCTCCTACAGCCACAGCTGGGCCAGCCAACAGAAG GCTAAGGTGAACGGGAAACACAGGAAGGCAAGCAGCCAGCCGTCCAGCTGCAgtcaaaacacagagagcagcagcaccACGCCAGAACCCACACACGAGTCCTCGGACAATGAAG GGTTCTCTAATCAGTGTGCACGTTGCAGTAAAGAGGTGAAAGACATCGCCCTGATCGAAGCCTCCATCACATCCATACAGAAGACACAGCAGGACATCCAGAG GAACCTGGTGGCTCTGAGTCATCAGCTGACTCGTCAGAGAGCGTCAGAGGACGGGGTGTCATTGACGGGCCGTCACTGTCTCATCCTCTGTGTCGTGCTCCTCTCACAGCTCCTCCTCAACTACGTCTTCACCTGA
- the osbpl5 gene encoding oxysterol-binding protein-related protein 5 isoform X3, producing the protein MPPHLPKLTPAPSPGTCLMEETMTSTTSAQSESRMFNGVEKDCPSPTEKLARKESLKVQKQNYRQEKKRAARELFTALKDPSVVIMSNWLKIRGSLKSWTKLWCALKPGVLLIYKTPKTDHWVGTILLSACKLIERPSKKDGFCFKLYHPLDKSIWAVKGPKGENVGSITQPLPSNYLIFRAASESDGRCWMDALELALSCSSLYKLTAKAGREADISTTSESSHILHLLQSTALTESELLQLNDTVLLGNHHMEHDGFSDKSEREAHDDWDTPANENGGRLTGESDMDQSDELSPGPQATGYVEQSTEEMAEAGEASQVETVSEEHKGLIWTLLKQLRPGMDLSKVVLPTFILEPRSFLDKLSDYYYHADLLSQAALEESAYGRIKQVLRWYLSGFYKKPKGLKKPYNPIQGETFRCCWLHPQSDSCTFYIAEQVSHHPPVSAFYICNRKDGFSISGSILAKSKFYGNSLSAILDGKARLLFLSRDEEYIITMPYAHCKGILYGTMTLELGGKVTIECEKTKCLAELEFKLKPFLGGSSSVNQISGKIFLGEELLATVDGHWDGEVFISEKRSGQQETLWNPSPDIRSSRLKRQVVHLEQQGEFESERLWQHVTSAIMDRDQLRATQEKFVLEEAQRKEARERGDKAWNPKLFQQDPVTSEWTYRHIDLQPWDPERCLVQFEKDGVIQTHEKSQRQHNGLSYSHSWASQQKAKVNGKHRKASSQPSSCSQNTESSSTTPEPTHESSDNEGFSNQCARCSKEVKDIALIEASITSIQKTQQDIQRNLVALSHQLTRQRASEDGVSLTGRHCLILCVVLLSQLLLNYVFT; encoded by the exons ATGCCACCTCACCTCCCAAAATTGACCCCCGCTCCCTCACCCGGAACCTGTCTTATGGAGGAGACAATGACCTCTACAACCTCAGCCCAG tCGGAGTCCAGGATGTTTAATGGTGTTGAGAAGGACTGCCCCTCCCCAACAGAGAAGCTAGCCAGGAAGGAATCTCttaag gtCCAAAAGCAAAATTACAGACAAGAGAAGAAACGTGCAGCCAGAGAACTGTTCACTGCACTGAAGGACCCCAGTGTTGTCATCATGTCCAACTGGCTAAAG ATCCGCGGCTCTTTAAAGAGTTGGACCAAGCTGTGGTGTGCCCTGAAGCCTGGAGTTCTTTTGATCTACAAGACCCCTAAAACAGACCACTGGGTGGGCACCATCCTTCTCAGTGCATGCAAGCTGATTGAAAGACCGTCAAAGAAGGACGGCTTCTGCTTCAAGCTCTACCACCCGCTGGACAAATCCATCTGGGCTGTCAAG GGTCCCAAAGGAGAGAATGTTGGCTCCATCACGCAGCCTCTACCAAGCAACTACCTGATCTTCAGAGCAGCATCTGAGTCTGACG GTCGGTGCTGGATGGATGCCCTGGAGCTGGCTCTCAgctgctccagtctgtacaagCTGACAGCTAAAGCAGGGAGAGAGGCAGATATCAGCACGACTTCAGAGTCGTCCCATATACTCCACCTGCTGCAGTCAACTGCACTCACTGAATCTGAGCTCTTACA GTTAAATGACACTGTGCTGCTGGGCAATCACCACATGGAGCATGATGGCTTTTCTGACAAATCTGAGCGGGAGGCTCATGACGACTGGGACACTCCGGCCAATGAGAATGGTGGTAGGCTGACAGGGGAGAGCGACATGGACCAATCAGACGAATTGTCCCCCGGCCCGCAGGCCACAGGCTATGTGGAGCAGAGCACAGAGGAGATGGCtgag GCTGGGGAGGCGTCCCAGGTGGAGACAGTATCAGAGGAGCATAAGGGTCTCATATGGACCCTGCTGAAGCAGCTGCGGCCGGGCATGGACCTGTCTAAGGTGGTGCTGCCCACCTTCATCCTGGAGCCTCGCTCTTTCCTGGACAAGCTTTCTGACTACTACTACCACGCTGATCTGCTGTCACA AGCTGCTCTGGAGGAGAGTGCATACGGTCGGATAAAGCAGGTTTTGAGATGGTACTTGTCCGGCTTCTACAAGAAGCCCAAG GGTCTGAAGAAGCCTTACAACCCGATCCAGGGGGAAACATTTCGTTGCTGCTGGCTTCATCCTCAATCTGACAGTTGCACTTTCTACATAGCTGAACAG GTGTCCCACCATCCGCCGGTCTCTGCCTTTTATATCTGCAATAGGAAGGATGGTTTCTCCATCAGTGGGAGCATCCTGGCCAAGTCTAAGTTCTATG GAAACTCTTTGTCTGCTATTCTGGATGGCAAGGCCAGGCTGCTGTTTCTGAGCAGGGACGAGGAGTACATCATCACCATGCCGTACGCCCACTGCAAAG GGATCCTGTACGGCACCATGACATTAGAGCTGGGAGGAAAGGTTACCATTGAGTGTGAGAAGACAAAGTGTTTAGCAGAGCTTGAGTTCAAACTCAAG CCTTTCCTCGGAGGGTCCAGCTCTGTGAATCAGATCAGTGGAAAGATTTTTCTCGGAGAGGAACTGCTGGCTACTGTTGATGGACACTGG GACGGTGAGGTGTTCATCAGTGAGAAACGCTCGGGCCAGCAGGAGACGCTGTGGAACCCGAGCCCTGACATCCGCAGCAGCCGCCTCAAGAGACAAGTCGTGCACCTGGAACAGCAGGGAGAGTTTGAGTCCGAGAG ACTGTGGCAGCATGTGACCAGTGCCATCATGGATCGGGACCAGCTTAGGGCTACCCAGGAGAAGTTTGTCCTGGAGGAAGCTCAGCGGAAAGAGgccagggagagaggagacaaagcCTGGAACCCAAAACTTTTCCAACAGGACCCCGTCACCTCTGAGTGGACCTACAGACACATTGA CTTGCAGCCGTGGGACCCTGAGCGCTGTCTGGTTCAGTTTGAGAAGGACGGAGTGATTCAGACACATGAGAAGAGCCAGAGGCAACACAATGGACTCTCCTACAGCCACAGCTGGGCCAGCCAACAGAAG GCTAAGGTGAACGGGAAACACAGGAAGGCAAGCAGCCAGCCGTCCAGCTGCAgtcaaaacacagagagcagcagcaccACGCCAGAACCCACACACGAGTCCTCGGACAATGAAG GGTTCTCTAATCAGTGTGCACGTTGCAGTAAAGAGGTGAAAGACATCGCCCTGATCGAAGCCTCCATCACATCCATACAGAAGACACAGCAGGACATCCAGAG GAACCTGGTGGCTCTGAGTCATCAGCTGACTCGTCAGAGAGCGTCAGAGGACGGGGTGTCATTGACGGGCCGTCACTGTCTCATCCTCTGTGTCGTGCTCCTCTCACAGCTCCTCCTCAACTACGTCTTCACCTGA